The Burkholderia lata genome contains a region encoding:
- a CDS encoding Rrf2 family transcriptional regulator has protein sequence MRLTDYTDYSLRVMLYLAVRGEGLATIQEISDAYGISKNHLMKVVQQLGELGWVDTVRGRNGGLRLFPESLQLTVGQVVRATESDFALVGCFSAEGESRGCVIEPQCRLKGVLAAARDAFFAELDRHTLGELVEPAAPLVALLGIRPIVRMRAEPSPEDAPVSVEPPSTAG, from the coding sequence ATGAGACTCACCGACTACACCGACTATTCGCTGCGCGTGATGCTGTACCTGGCCGTGCGTGGCGAGGGACTCGCAACGATCCAGGAGATCTCGGACGCCTACGGCATCTCGAAGAACCATCTGATGAAAGTCGTGCAGCAGCTCGGCGAGCTGGGGTGGGTCGATACCGTCCGTGGCCGCAATGGCGGGCTGCGGCTGTTCCCCGAATCGCTGCAACTGACCGTCGGCCAGGTCGTGCGCGCGACCGAGAGCGATTTTGCGCTGGTCGGCTGCTTCTCGGCCGAGGGCGAGTCGCGCGGCTGCGTGATCGAGCCGCAGTGCCGGTTGAAGGGCGTGCTGGCGGCCGCGCGCGATGCGTTCTTCGCCGAACTCGACCGTCACACGCTCGGCGAACTGGTCGAACCCGCTGCGCCGCTCGTCGCGTTGCTCGGCATCCGCCCGATCGTGCGCATGCGTGCCGAGCCGTCGCCGGAAGACGCCCCTGTGTCCGTCGAACCGCCGTCGACCGCCGGCTGA
- a CDS encoding group III truncated hemoglobin, translating into MTALPASPDSAPARPRDTEPTEENIRDLVYAFYDRVRADPLLGPVFDAKLEGRWDDHLPKMVTFWSSLVLGTKGYRGNVQQAHQPLDGIEPAHFSRWLSLFLKTVETRYAPPAAIRFMEPALRIAQSLQLSRFGWDYQIPPEQQALLDAIAPRRRDAADDPHALPSRARGEPFPTKIIGRSSDPDA; encoded by the coding sequence ATGACTGCCCTGCCCGCCTCGCCCGATTCCGCACCGGCCCGCCCTCGCGACACCGAGCCGACCGAAGAGAACATCCGCGATCTCGTCTACGCGTTCTACGACCGCGTGCGCGCCGATCCGCTGCTCGGGCCCGTGTTCGACGCGAAGCTGGAAGGCCGCTGGGACGACCACCTGCCGAAGATGGTCACGTTCTGGTCGAGCCTCGTGCTCGGCACCAAGGGCTATCGCGGCAACGTGCAGCAGGCGCACCAGCCGCTCGACGGGATCGAGCCCGCCCATTTCAGCCGCTGGCTGTCGCTGTTCCTGAAAACGGTCGAGACGCGCTACGCGCCGCCCGCAGCGATCCGCTTCATGGAGCCGGCGCTGCGGATCGCGCAGAGCCTCCAGTTGAGCCGGTTCGGCTGGGACTATCAGATTCCGCCCGAGCAGCAGGCACTGCTCGACGCAATCGCACCGCGCCGTCGCGACGCAGCTGACGATCCGCATGCGCTGCCCTCGCGTGCCCGCGGCGAGCCGTTTCCGACGAAGATCATCGGGCGCAGCAGCGATCCGGACGCGTAA
- a CDS encoding molybdenum cofactor biosynthesis protein MoaE — protein sequence MATVRIQTDDFDLNAEVAALRARNPKIGAVACFVGTVRDLNEGESVAAMELEHYPGMTEKALEKIAAEAGRRWPGIDVAIVHRVGKLLPLDQIVMVATVASHRGDAFASCEFVMDYLKTEAPFWKKETTPDGERWVDARSTDDAALARWGIESGNTRR from the coding sequence ATGGCAACGGTACGAATCCAGACCGACGACTTCGATCTGAACGCGGAAGTCGCGGCACTGCGCGCACGCAACCCGAAGATCGGCGCAGTCGCATGCTTCGTCGGCACGGTGCGTGATCTGAACGAAGGCGAATCGGTTGCGGCGATGGAGCTCGAGCACTATCCGGGGATGACCGAGAAGGCGCTCGAGAAGATTGCCGCCGAGGCCGGCCGACGCTGGCCGGGCATCGACGTCGCGATCGTGCATCGCGTCGGCAAGCTCCTGCCGCTCGACCAGATCGTGATGGTCGCAACGGTTGCGTCGCACCGCGGCGATGCGTTCGCGTCGTGCGAGTTCGTGATGGACTACCTGAAGACCGAGGCGCCGTTCTGGAAGAAGGAAACCACGCCGGACGGCGAGCGCTGGGTTGATGCGCGCAGCACCGACGATGCCGCGCTCGCGCGCTGGGGCATCGAATCGGGCAATACGCGGCGCTGA